Within uncultured Fibrobacter sp., the genomic segment CATTTTTTACTAAATTTGAACTCAAACAATCAATCCAAATGGAGATTACAATGAACGAAGAAATTTTCAAGAAGGTCACCGCTGTTATCGTTGACAAGCTCGGCGTTAAGGCTGAAGATGTGAAGCCGGAATCCGAATTCGGTAACGACCTCGGTGCCGACTCCCTCGACCGCGTGGAACTCGTGATGGCC encodes:
- the acpP gene encoding acyl carrier protein, whose protein sequence is MNEEIFKKVTAVIVDKLGVKAEDVKPESEFGNDLGADSLDRVELVMALEDEFEVEILDSDAEKFAKVADVVAFIEAKKA